From a single Fulvivirga ulvae genomic region:
- a CDS encoding acetyl-CoA hydrolase/transferase family protein — protein sequence MNSLKIVSAEEAVSDIQSGSRVFIQGAAMTPTVLVEALCNRYKELENVELLHLHTEGEALYTNEPYRQSFKVNSCFVGGNVREAVNTGNGDYIPIFLSEVHLLFRQRILPLDVAFIQVSMPDKHGFCSLGTSIDVAIPAIESAKTVIAQVNPMVPRTHGDGIIHVSKLHCAIDVNLPIHTSAIAEPNEQEKLIGRHVAGLVEDGATLQMGIGAIPNVVLANLKNHRRLGIHTEMFSDGILPLVESGVITGEEKKVKPNKIVSCFAVGSQKLYNFMDDNPVVHMKEAAYTNDTALIRQNPKVTAINSAIEIDLTGQVCADTIGKYQYSGVGGQMDFIRGASLSPGGKAIIALPSVTSKGITKIVPFLKQGAGVTTTRAHVHYVVTEYGVVDLFGKNLKQRAHALISVAHPDHREELEKAAFERFMAKV from the coding sequence ATGAATAGTTTAAAAATAGTATCTGCTGAAGAAGCAGTGTCAGATATACAATCAGGAAGTCGTGTATTTATCCAGGGGGCAGCCATGACCCCAACCGTACTTGTGGAGGCTCTTTGCAACCGCTATAAGGAACTGGAAAATGTAGAGCTCCTCCATCTGCATACGGAGGGTGAGGCACTTTACACCAATGAGCCTTACCGTCAGTCATTCAAGGTCAATAGTTGCTTTGTTGGAGGTAATGTTCGGGAAGCAGTAAATACAGGAAACGGAGATTATATACCTATATTTCTCAGCGAAGTACATCTCCTGTTCAGGCAGCGTATACTGCCGCTGGACGTAGCTTTTATCCAGGTATCCATGCCCGATAAACATGGCTTTTGTTCTCTGGGCACTTCCATAGATGTGGCCATCCCTGCTATAGAATCGGCAAAAACTGTGATAGCACAGGTCAATCCTATGGTGCCGCGCACACACGGCGACGGCATTATCCATGTGAGCAAGCTACATTGTGCCATTGATGTAAACTTACCCATACACACCTCTGCCATAGCTGAGCCCAATGAGCAGGAAAAGTTGATAGGCAGGCATGTTGCAGGGCTGGTGGAAGACGGAGCTACATTACAGATGGGTATAGGTGCTATTCCTAATGTAGTTTTGGCTAATTTGAAGAACCATAGAAGACTGGGAATTCATACCGAGATGTTTTCAGATGGCATCCTGCCCCTTGTAGAATCGGGTGTAATTACTGGTGAAGAAAAGAAGGTAAAACCTAACAAGATCGTAAGTTGCTTTGCAGTGGGCTCTCAAAAGCTATACAATTTTATGGATGATAACCCCGTCGTACACATGAAAGAAGCCGCCTACACCAATGATACAGCCCTCATCAGGCAAAATCCTAAAGTAACAGCTATTAACAGCGCTATAGAAATAGACCTTACCGGTCAGGTTTGTGCTGATACCATTGGTAAGTATCAGTATTCCGGTGTTGGGGGGCAAATGGATTTCATTAGAGGGGCATCGTTATCGCCGGGAGGAAAGGCGATCATTGCACTGCCTTCGGTAACCTCGAAAGGCATAACCAAAATTGTTCCTTTCCTTAAACAAGGGGCAGGAGTGACTACCACACGAGCCCATGTGCATTATGTGGTAACCGAATACGGTGTAGTAGACCTGTTTGGCAAAAACCTTAAACAAAGGGCACATGCTTTGATATCAGTTGCACACCCTGACCACAGAGAGGAATTGGAAAAGGCCGCTTTTGAAAGGTTTATGGCTAAAGTTTAG
- a CDS encoding response regulator — translation MKKILIIEDNKEIRENIAEILELDGYKTIQAGNGKEGVQKALDEMPDLIVCDIMMPELDGYGVLHILARKEETASIPFIFLTAKAERSDVRKGMKLGADDYLTKPFEDTELLDAIEIRFKKAEVLKKNYNGNAEGLNEFIKDAKDLHDLSHLHADKKPRPYKKKHDIYREGEYAYYMYFVVSGKVKSIRTNEDGKELITGIYTAGDFFGYEALLESKEHADSAETMEKSDIIFIPAEEFYELIYTNREVSKKFIEMLSNKVSEKESKLLNLAYNSVRQRTAEALITVSEKFNPDNTESFELSVSRDDLANIVGTATESVIRVISDLKEEGIVETRSGKIVILRKDKLQQIQRWHFAR, via the coding sequence ATGAAAAAGATATTGATCATAGAAGATAATAAAGAGATCAGGGAAAATATTGCCGAGATTCTGGAACTGGATGGATATAAAACCATTCAGGCAGGAAATGGCAAGGAAGGGGTACAAAAAGCCCTGGATGAAATGCCCGACCTTATCGTCTGTGACATTATGATGCCTGAGCTGGATGGTTATGGTGTACTACATATTTTGGCCAGAAAAGAGGAGACTGCAAGTATTCCGTTCATATTTCTCACTGCTAAGGCCGAAAGAAGTGATGTAAGAAAAGGCATGAAGCTGGGTGCTGATGACTACCTGACCAAGCCCTTCGAAGACACTGAGCTATTAGATGCCATTGAAATCAGGTTTAAGAAAGCTGAGGTACTTAAGAAGAACTACAATGGCAATGCCGAAGGGTTAAATGAGTTCATTAAGGATGCCAAAGACCTGCACGACCTCTCCCACCTGCATGCAGATAAGAAGCCACGCCCATATAAGAAGAAGCATGACATTTACCGCGAGGGAGAATATGCCTACTACATGTATTTTGTGGTTTCCGGAAAGGTAAAAAGTATTCGTACCAATGAAGATGGTAAAGAACTGATCACGGGTATTTATACTGCGGGTGACTTCTTTGGCTATGAAGCTCTGCTCGAAAGCAAAGAACATGCAGACAGTGCTGAAACCATGGAAAAATCGGACATTATATTCATTCCTGCCGAGGAATTCTATGAATTGATCTATACCAACAGGGAGGTTTCCAAAAAATTTATTGAAATGCTGTCCAATAAGGTTTCAGAGAAGGAAAGTAAGCTTCTGAACCTGGCCTACAACTCGGTACGACAGCGTACCGCTGAGGCACTAATTACAGTAAGTGAGAAATTTAATCCTGACAATACCGAAAGCTTTGAGTTAAGTGTATCCCGCGATGATCTGGCTAACATCGTTGGCACTGCCACAGAGTCTGTTATACGGGTAATATCTGATCTAAAGGAAGAGGGGATTGTGGAAACAAGATCAGGTAAAATAGTGATCCTCCGCAAGGATAAACTGCAGCAGATACAGCGCTGGCATTTTGCAAGATAG
- a CDS encoding sensor histidine kinase, translating to MKSRFVSMASHEFRTPLSTILSSASLIERYVDPGTEEKRQKHVDKIKSSISNLTAILNDFLSVSKLEEGKVELYKEEIYLNEMLLDIIDEMSAITKEGQKISLIFDNNRYCLYSDKKIFKNILINLLSNAIKYSEAGSKVELVVEEKNDGILLKVCDEGIGIPEQEQKHMFERFFRATNVTNIQGTGLGLNIVKKYVDMLEGSISFTSKSGEGTTVSIRLPNDKP from the coding sequence TTGAAATCAAGGTTTGTCTCAATGGCATCGCATGAGTTCAGAACTCCACTAAGTACCATATTATCATCTGCCTCACTCATAGAAAGATATGTGGATCCCGGCACTGAAGAAAAAAGACAAAAACACGTTGACAAAATTAAATCTTCCATCAGCAACCTGACTGCCATACTCAATGATTTCCTTTCTGTATCAAAACTTGAGGAAGGTAAAGTAGAGCTATACAAAGAGGAGATTTACCTGAATGAAATGCTGCTGGATATAATCGACGAAATGTCTGCCATAACCAAGGAAGGACAGAAAATCAGTCTGATTTTTGATAATAACAGGTACTGCTTATATTCGGATAAAAAAATATTTAAAAATATCCTGATCAACCTGCTCAGTAATGCCATAAAGTATTCTGAAGCTGGGTCAAAGGTAGAGCTGGTGGTGGAAGAGAAGAATGATGGAATATTGCTAAAAGTATGTGATGAAGGTATCGGAATACCTGAACAGGAACAAAAGCATATGTTTGAAAGGTTTTTCAGGGCTACGAATGTTACGAATATCCAGGGTACCGGGCTGGGGCTGAATATTGTTAAAAAATATGTAGATATGCTGGAAGGCAGTATTTCTTTTACAAGCAAATCAGGAGAAGGAACCACTGTCAGTATCAGGCTTCCAAACGACAAACCCTAA
- a CDS encoding PAS domain S-box protein, translating into MTQKHQDTYKSIFEACEEGILVVNKDGAIVMANTACNNLFGYQPGEMIGLKVEDLVPPSLRNSHVKDRRTYEKHPSPRQMGKGRDLSGRKKNGSEFPVEISLNRAQIDGIDHTVAFVIDITERKKNRRGPQEK; encoded by the coding sequence GTGACACAAAAACATCAGGATACATATAAGTCCATATTTGAAGCCTGTGAAGAGGGAATATTGGTGGTGAATAAGGATGGGGCTATAGTGATGGCTAATACGGCTTGCAATAACCTGTTTGGATATCAGCCTGGTGAAATGATAGGCCTGAAGGTAGAAGACCTGGTACCTCCAAGCTTAAGAAACTCGCATGTAAAGGATCGTAGGACCTATGAGAAACATCCGTCTCCACGCCAAATGGGCAAGGGCAGGGATCTTTCCGGCCGCAAGAAAAATGGAAGTGAGTTTCCTGTGGAAATAAGCCTGAACCGCGCACAAATAGACGGCATCGATCATACGGTAGCCTTTGTAATAGATATTACGGAAAGAAAAAAAAATAGAAGAGGCCCTCAAGAGAAGTGA
- a CDS encoding universal stress protein: MFKSIICPVDFSESSANALSFALDIAQSNQSELVVLYTYRLISGNDDKAHINKVTLKKEQEEIANKRIEELKERFPEFAKIKHSFLTEVGFISDRLTMAIEKYNVDLVVLTENIKHRFKERWEVNDENALNQFDCPVLLIPSKTGSKVAVSPG; encoded by the coding sequence ATGTTTAAAAGTATAATTTGCCCGGTTGACTTTTCTGAATCTTCTGCCAATGCCTTGTCATTTGCATTGGATATTGCCCAATCCAACCAAAGCGAATTAGTTGTTTTATATACATACAGGTTGATTTCCGGTAATGATGATAAAGCACACATAAATAAAGTTACATTAAAAAAAGAACAGGAGGAAATAGCAAATAAACGGATAGAAGAGCTAAAAGAGCGCTTTCCGGAATTTGCTAAAATTAAACACTCCTTTCTTACAGAAGTGGGTTTCATTAGTGACCGCCTGACTATGGCGATAGAAAAATATAACGTGGACCTGGTAGTACTAACCGAAAATATTAAGCACAGGTTTAAAGAGAGGTGGGAGGTAAATGATGAAAACGCACTTAATCAGTTTGACTGCCCGGTATTGTTGATACCATCCAAAACAGGTAGTAAAGTGGCTGTGAGTCCCGGGTAA
- a CDS encoding isocitrate lyase/PEP mutase family protein, whose protein sequence is MDFRDLHNHEAPLLLGNVWDVPGARIFEKLRYDAVGTSSAAIASMLGYKDGEQIPFSELQYIVRRIISSTSLPVSVDIENGYSRNAIEVVENVDALIQMGVAGINIEDSVIKDNGCRQLLDPSAFAEIITAITRYKNETGSRLFVNVRTDAWLIGIDNALEETLKRLPFYENAGADGIFVPCVEKSEDIGRVVKATPLPVNVMCMPNLPGFDELQLLGVKRISMGNFLHQAVGHELEQKLMSIGVSKSFNPVF, encoded by the coding sequence ATGGATTTTAGAGATTTGCACAACCATGAAGCACCATTGCTGCTCGGTAACGTCTGGGATGTGCCGGGAGCCAGGATTTTTGAAAAACTACGTTACGATGCCGTAGGCACATCCAGTGCTGCCATCGCCAGCATGCTTGGCTACAAAGACGGGGAGCAGATCCCGTTTTCAGAACTTCAATATATAGTCAGGCGTATTATTTCTTCCACCTCATTACCTGTTTCCGTTGATATTGAAAATGGCTATAGCCGCAATGCTATAGAGGTTGTTGAAAATGTCGATGCGTTGATTCAGATGGGTGTTGCTGGTATTAACATAGAAGATTCCGTTATAAAGGATAATGGATGCAGGCAACTGCTGGACCCAAGTGCCTTTGCAGAAATTATAACTGCTATAACCAGGTATAAAAACGAAACCGGGTCTCGGCTTTTTGTGAATGTGCGTACCGATGCCTGGTTAATAGGGATCGACAATGCCCTGGAAGAAACATTAAAAAGACTGCCGTTTTATGAAAATGCCGGTGCTGATGGTATTTTTGTGCCTTGTGTAGAAAAATCCGAGGACATTGGCAGGGTGGTGAAAGCAACACCGTTACCGGTTAATGTTATGTGCATGCCTAACCTTCCAGGATTTGACGAGCTGCAGTTACTAGGCGTGAAACGGATAAGTATGGGTAACTTTTTACATCAGGCCGTAGGACACGAGTTGGAACAGAAACTAATGAGTATTGGTGTCAGTAAATCCTTTAATCCGGTATTTTAG
- a CDS encoding bifunctional transcriptional activator/DNA repair enzyme AdaA, protein MLVTSDREIQKYYDALVSKDQQFIGVFYVGVKTTGVFCISTCRARKPKLENVEFYTEQIDLLRNGYRPCKICKPTENSGEPPEEVLRALEWLKEQPKVKISDFNLRQKGLSPENIRRWFKKYHGMTFQAYQRMIRINTAFQELKNGKSVTSSAFDSGYESLSGFGYTFKNLVGSAPDESKDKDVILMTRLTTPLGPMYACATDRGICLLEFTDRRMLETEFKDLQKRLNANILAGENIYLKQLKVEIEEYFEGSRKEFSVSLHTPGTDFQQQVWSALLNIPYGTTSTYQQQAERLYRPTAVRAIASANGHNRISIVVPCHRVIGKDGSLTGYGGGLERKKWLLEHERKNE, encoded by the coding sequence ATGTTAGTTACATCAGACAGAGAGATACAAAAATACTACGACGCATTAGTCTCCAAAGATCAGCAATTTATTGGGGTATTTTATGTAGGGGTAAAAACTACAGGAGTTTTTTGCATATCAACCTGCCGGGCCAGGAAACCCAAGCTGGAAAATGTAGAGTTTTATACCGAGCAAATAGACTTACTCCGCAATGGCTACAGACCATGCAAAATATGTAAGCCTACTGAAAATTCAGGAGAGCCACCTGAAGAGGTGCTTAGAGCTTTAGAATGGCTAAAGGAGCAGCCTAAAGTAAAAATTTCGGATTTTAACCTTAGGCAGAAAGGACTGAGCCCTGAGAATATCAGAAGATGGTTTAAGAAGTATCATGGCATGACCTTTCAGGCATACCAGAGAATGATCCGGATCAATACGGCTTTCCAGGAGCTTAAAAATGGGAAGAGTGTTACCAGCTCAGCTTTTGACTCTGGTTACGAATCGCTGAGTGGCTTTGGATATACTTTCAAAAACCTTGTAGGAAGTGCCCCGGATGAGAGCAAGGACAAAGATGTGATACTCATGACCCGGCTCACCACACCATTGGGGCCAATGTATGCCTGTGCCACCGACAGGGGTATATGCCTGTTGGAGTTTACAGACAGGAGAATGCTCGAAACTGAGTTTAAGGACCTTCAGAAAAGGCTGAATGCCAATATACTGGCGGGTGAGAATATTTACCTGAAGCAACTCAAGGTAGAAATAGAAGAGTACTTTGAAGGATCGCGGAAAGAATTTAGTGTAAGCCTGCACACACCGGGGACAGATTTTCAACAGCAAGTCTGGAGTGCACTTCTGAATATCCCGTACGGAACCACTTCGACCTACCAGCAACAGGCCGAAAGACTGTACAGACCTACAGCGGTAAGGGCCATAGCCTCTGCTAACGGACACAACAGGATATCTATAGTAGTGCCGTGCCACAGGGTCATCGGTAAAGACGGAAGCCTGACCGGTTACGGAGGTGGTTTGGAGAGAAAGAAATGGTTGCTTGAGCATGAACGGAAAAACGAATGA
- a CDS encoding helix-turn-helix domain-containing protein: protein MKYQQIPIPPGLETFIQSIWKLEDDEGSGADPQSFQLIADSSPGLIFQHTDFGNFSRDGKQLPPAFIFGPSTKFGTLQLSGSFKTTGIFFYPDALKTVFGLKAEQLTNTCIDIDAMAKVKGNRLLERLLNSESYNDQLCLLLSSLKDLREDNEGFIDKSVSFAISEISASHGRLSLRELSKRMNLSERTIERKFRESIGITPKLYSRLCQFQSSIRYLKQNNIGKLSDVAFEFEFSDQSHFIRAFKEFSGFTPNNYIRTSKELVDNLTQTIK, encoded by the coding sequence ATGAAATACCAGCAAATCCCCATACCACCAGGCCTGGAAACATTCATTCAGTCCATCTGGAAGCTGGAAGATGATGAAGGTAGTGGGGCTGATCCACAGTCTTTTCAGTTGATAGCGGACAGTAGCCCCGGCCTTATTTTTCAGCATACCGATTTTGGTAACTTTTCCAGGGATGGCAAGCAGCTCCCTCCGGCGTTTATTTTTGGGCCTTCTACAAAATTCGGTACACTGCAGCTATCAGGAAGCTTTAAAACTACAGGCATATTCTTTTACCCTGATGCCTTGAAGACTGTATTTGGACTTAAGGCAGAGCAATTAACCAATACCTGCATAGATATAGACGCTATGGCCAAAGTTAAGGGTAACCGACTCCTGGAAAGGCTTTTGAACAGTGAATCATACAATGATCAACTCTGCTTATTGCTCTCCTCCCTGAAAGACCTTCGCGAAGACAATGAGGGTTTTATCGATAAAAGTGTCTCATTTGCCATAAGCGAAATATCAGCTTCACACGGCAGGCTCTCACTGCGTGAACTAAGTAAAAGGATGAATCTCTCAGAGAGAACAATAGAAAGGAAGTTCAGGGAAAGCATAGGCATCACTCCAAAGCTGTATTCACGGTTATGCCAGTTCCAGTCATCAATAAGATATTTAAAGCAAAATAATATCGGCAAGCTTTCTGATGTGGCTTTTGAATTTGAGTTTTCTGACCAATCCCATTTTATCCGTGCATTTAAAGAGTTTTCGGGCTTCACGCCAAACAATTATATACGAACCTCAAAGGAACTGGTGGATAACCTGACGCAGACTATCAAATAG
- a CDS encoding NAD(P)-dependent oxidoreductase, with protein sequence MKVIIFGATGSIGRQLVMQALGLGYQVTAFVRNPQKLDDLPHSNLSLKGGDVLNPEEVQEAVKGHDAVFCALGAGRKGRVRAEGTYNLIRAMQAEGVSRLVCQTTLGNGESWGNLNFLWKYIMFGWFLKEAFKDHEEQEKHIRTSRLRWTIVRPGAFTDGPLTGAYKHGFANNDRTTKLKISRADVADFMLKQLNSDEYLYKAPALSY encoded by the coding sequence ATGAAAGTAATAATTTTTGGAGCAACAGGTAGTATTGGCCGCCAGTTGGTAATGCAGGCCTTAGGTTTGGGGTATCAGGTTACCGCCTTTGTGCGTAACCCTCAAAAGCTGGACGACCTTCCTCACTCTAATCTGAGCCTGAAGGGGGGTGATGTTTTGAATCCTGAAGAAGTGCAGGAAGCTGTCAAAGGACATGATGCCGTTTTTTGTGCGTTGGGTGCCGGGCGAAAGGGTAGGGTGAGGGCAGAAGGCACGTATAATCTTATCAGGGCTATGCAGGCGGAAGGTGTAAGCCGCCTGGTCTGCCAAACTACATTGGGAAATGGAGAAAGTTGGGGAAACCTGAATTTCCTGTGGAAATATATTATGTTTGGCTGGTTTCTGAAAGAGGCTTTTAAAGACCATGAAGAGCAGGAAAAACATATCCGTACCAGTCGGCTTAGGTGGACCATCGTGAGGCCGGGAGCATTTACCGACGGGCCTTTGACAGGAGCTTACAAGCATGGATTTGCAAACAATGACAGGACTACAAAACTTAAAATATCACGAGCCGATGTTGCCGACTTTATGCTGAAGCAATTGAACTCGGACGAATACCTGTATAAAGCACCAGCCTTGTCATATTGA
- a CDS encoding DinB family protein, translating into MENSIQEKTGTAITSEALLEDWQGHRRLTRRVIEAFPEKDLFEFSIGGMRPFSELAMEMIMMAGPGIEGVATKKWKQFGEGTEISKPKSREEILKLWDEATEKIDKLWPTIPAERFQEVEAAFGQYENPIYATILYFIDNEIHHRGQGYVYLRALGIEPPYFWER; encoded by the coding sequence ATGGAAAATAGCATTCAAGAAAAAACCGGAACTGCAATCACCTCCGAGGCACTTTTAGAAGATTGGCAAGGACACCGCCGCCTGACGCGCAGGGTAATAGAGGCATTTCCCGAAAAAGACCTTTTTGAATTTTCTATCGGAGGCATGAGACCCTTCTCAGAGCTGGCCATGGAAATGATCATGATGGCCGGCCCGGGTATAGAAGGTGTGGCAACCAAAAAATGGAAGCAATTTGGAGAGGGTACAGAAATAAGTAAGCCCAAAAGCCGCGAGGAGATACTCAAACTGTGGGATGAAGCCACGGAGAAAATCGATAAGCTCTGGCCAACCATACCGGCAGAAAGGTTTCAGGAAGTAGAGGCCGCATTCGGGCAGTATGAAAATCCTATTTATGCTACCATCTTATACTTTATTGATAATGAGATCCACCATAGAGGCCAGGGATATGTTTACCTGCGCGCGTTGGGTATAGAACCTCCCTATTTCTGGGAAAGATAA
- a CDS encoding sialidase family protein translates to MRKPTNLIPLTLCVISVLYLGSCQKDVDPERELQVEFSFNVADPENESGRQAAVEAEDIRAIVISIEDESGNSMYSNEEMPLYNFEGEYTTKPLSFKTGTYYITKFIVINNDMEVVYVCPVEGSEKAHLVDLPLPYRFNVSIYQNAKWSPQVVSTEGSVASEFGYGSFGFNEMMVIDFAISPMFYNYESDRYQTTNADLSITTRFRDILETDLKEGTNLVSVSDRYQEYTITVSKPGYKPVQENYQLHELRAFRDDPLIVLLEDKFEFEVVTKIPEHNGIIPERIEAMEAVPYRPFSFTIATRNEGAECGGGTPAALWLDEVSGGAIEASFIQSLPLTNSVPEIFANFQRIMFTGSGWCGDNSAYYSKDQGVTWNNSVSGPPSSIYSFADFNNVTFAGTGLGTTVGEVYRWTGGGTWRRLHQLPAPRTLVSSMVEFNGQLFIGSANGEGSQTGGSPVITTGNGTTFSSTSGIPSDMDVDKLLVVNGELMAITRVHNSNFRAYFYMWDNGVWKETYNPGFRRVNGNHITVMDNMIVMFARTYGGQYRIWISDDYAKTWHKIPWDYPEVSLLKSISGRLFFGTAQNDIGEVMIYRLNL, encoded by the coding sequence ATGCGAAAACCAACTAATCTTATTCCACTTACACTATGTGTTATCAGTGTACTGTACCTGGGTTCATGTCAGAAAGACGTTGACCCGGAACGCGAACTACAAGTCGAATTCAGTTTTAATGTGGCAGACCCGGAAAACGAATCGGGGAGACAGGCGGCTGTTGAAGCTGAAGACATAAGAGCTATCGTGATATCAATCGAAGACGAATCGGGAAACAGTATGTACTCCAACGAGGAAATGCCTCTTTACAATTTTGAAGGAGAGTATACCACCAAGCCGCTTTCCTTCAAAACGGGCACTTATTATATTACCAAATTTATAGTCATAAACAATGACATGGAGGTGGTGTATGTTTGTCCGGTGGAAGGCTCGGAGAAAGCGCACCTGGTTGACCTGCCCCTGCCCTATAGGTTTAATGTGAGTATCTATCAGAACGCAAAGTGGTCGCCTCAGGTAGTATCCACAGAGGGAAGTGTGGCAAGCGAATTCGGTTATGGCAGCTTTGGTTTCAACGAAATGATGGTAATAGACTTTGCCATTAGCCCAATGTTTTATAATTATGAGAGCGACAGGTACCAAACTACCAATGCTGACCTATCCATTACCACACGGTTCAGAGACATCCTTGAAACAGATCTGAAGGAAGGTACAAACCTGGTGTCTGTTTCTGACCGGTACCAGGAGTATACCATTACGGTAAGTAAACCCGGCTATAAACCCGTTCAGGAAAATTACCAGCTCCATGAATTAAGGGCTTTCAGGGATGATCCTCTGATTGTACTGCTGGAGGATAAGTTTGAGTTTGAGGTGGTCACCAAAATACCTGAACACAATGGCATAATACCAGAGCGAATAGAAGCTATGGAGGCTGTACCTTACCGTCCTTTCAGTTTTACCATTGCTACGCGCAACGAAGGTGCTGAATGTGGTGGCGGTACTCCGGCAGCTTTATGGCTCGACGAAGTTTCCGGCGGCGCAATTGAAGCCAGTTTTATTCAGAGCTTGCCACTGACCAATAGTGTACCCGAAATATTTGCTAACTTCCAAAGGATTATGTTTACCGGCTCGGGCTGGTGTGGAGACAACTCCGCCTATTACTCCAAAGATCAGGGAGTGACCTGGAACAACTCGGTATCCGGACCTCCATCATCCATTTATAGCTTTGCAGACTTCAATAATGTAACCTTTGCAGGCACCGGCCTTGGCACTACCGTAGGTGAGGTGTACCGGTGGACAGGCGGTGGCACATGGAGAAGATTACATCAACTCCCTGCACCTCGTACATTAGTGTCTTCTATGGTTGAATTTAATGGTCAGCTATTCATAGGTTCAGCCAACGGGGAGGGCAGCCAGACTGGAGGTAGTCCTGTAATTACAACAGGCAATGGCACTACATTTTCTTCAACCTCCGGTATACCTTCTGATATGGATGTAGATAAACTGTTGGTAGTGAATGGAGAATTAATGGCCATCACCCGCGTACATAATAGTAATTTCAGGGCATATTTTTATATGTGGGATAATGGTGTCTGGAAAGAAACGTACAATCCGGGCTTTCGCAGGGTCAATGGCAATCATATCACGGTTATGGACAATATGATCGTTATGTTTGCCCGGACATATGGTGGGCAATATAGAATTTGGATTTCTGACGATTATGCAAAGACCTGGCATAAAATACCCTGGGATTACCCTGAAGTAAGTCTGTTGAAAAGCATCAGTGGTCGTCTGTTTTTTGGTACAGCACAGAATGACATAGGAGAAGTTATGATTTACCGGCTTAATCTTTAA